A section of the Penaeus chinensis breed Huanghai No. 1 chromosome 17, ASM1920278v2, whole genome shotgun sequence genome encodes:
- the LOC125034035 gene encoding uncharacterized protein LOC125034035, protein MGRVPLIQEPFQGVAVDMVGLIEPRANDGSRYILTIVDYATRYPEAIALKNIDTCTVAEALLSVFSRVGIPKEVMSDRGSQFTSEMMREFNRLLSIRSLTTTPYHAMSNGLVERFNGVLKKMLKRMCQEQPKMWPRFIDPLLFSYREVPQASTKFSPFELVYGHSVRGPLALLRELWEGDREAIEDDTRTTYEYVINLRERLQETCKLAQEELEKAGDSYQYYYDKRAREREVNVGDKVILLLPTSHNKLLLQWQGPFKVIKKANRYNYVLNVNGTERKYHINMIKRYHERFVKVGDSKHNKDVERSDATCDVEVMRDVISGKSNVDENSEQENGDDSVLAYVAVVCEDHDEGGEVITVPSYVQEEDVSNVRVNEELSADQKRDVANVLSEFSAVFTDVPGRTDVIEHTVNLTSDRPVNTKQYPIPYALQQNIADEVDRMLELDVIEPSTSPYSNPLIAVKKKDRSDRVCLDSRKINKLTVFDSEPMPDQDLIMTRISGSRYFTKIDLSRGYWQIPIDEQSKPITTFQTNKGLLQFKVVPFGLINASATFNRMMRKLFNDTANVEMFVDDLLVHTKGWKEHIKTLIKVPNILANASLTARPSKTEIGYFTIEYLGSDVGGGMTQTTADKVNKIMDMAVPKTKRQIRSFLGLTGYYRHYIPEYATIAAPLYELIKKSQPNNVRWEISHEDAFNKLKEALSTRPILKLPDMSKDFVLQVDASEVGLGAVLLQYKDGQRWPVLYASKKLKGAERNYSVIEKGVFSGSVGRGYLSGQRNHEPVQKIPPRVGSLEPSGRAPEASAVTAVTTSTGDSKFKPILGALIMDLMEQ, encoded by the exons ATGGGAAGAGTGCCGCTTATCCAGGAGCCTTTTCAAGGAGTCGCCGTGGATATGGTAGGTCTGATAGAGCCTCGGGCGAATGATGGATCGCGGTATATTCTTACGATTGTTGATTACGCGACGCGTTACCCGGAAGCGATCGCTTTGAAAAATATTGACACGTGCACCGTTGCAGAAGCGTTACTCTCGGTTTTCAGTCGCGTTGGGATCCCGAAAGAAGTTATGTCAGACAGGGGTAGCCAGTTTACATCAGAGATGATGAGGGAATTTAATCGTTTGCTGTCTATAAGGAGTTTAACAACCACACCGTACCATGCGATGAGTAATGGTCTGGTTGAAAGGTTCAATGGCGTTTTAAAAAAGATGCTGAAGCGTATGTGTCAAGAGCAACCGAAAATGTGGCCGCGATTTATAGATCCGCTTCTATTTTCGTATCGCGAAGTTCCGCAAGCAAGCACGAAGTTTTCACCGTTTGAACTTGTCTACGGTCATTCAGTGCGCGGGCCACTCGCCTTGTTGCGCGAACTGTGGGAGGGCGATCGAGAGGCAATTGAGGACGACACGCGGACCACATACGAGTACGTGATTAATTTAAGGGAGAGGTTGCAAGAGACGTGTAAATTAGCGCAGGAGGAATTGGAAAAAGCTGGAGAcagttaccagtattattatgataagcgtGCGCGCGAGAGGGAGGTTAATGTCGGAGATAAAGTGATACTCCTACTTCCCACTAGTCATAATAAACTCCTTTTGCAGTGGCAAGGACCATTCAAGGTCATTAAGAAGGCCAACAGATATAACTACGTGCTAAATGTAAACGGTACAGAGCGTAAGTACCATATAAATATGATCAAGCGCTATCATGAGCGGTTCGTCAAAGTAGGCGACAGTAAACATAATAAAGATGTGGAACGCAGTGATGCAACATGCGATGTTGAAGTAATGCGTGACGTGATCAGCGGTAAGAGTAACGTTGACGAGAATAGTGAACAAGAGAATGGAGATGATTCAGTCCTCGCTTACGTGGCAGTAGTTTGCGAAGACCACGACGAGGGTGGCGAAGTAATTACCGTCCCAAGTTATGTACAGGAGGAAGACGTGAGTAACGTAAGAGTAAATGAGGAATTGAGCGCGGACCAGAAACGCGATGTGGCGAACGTATTGTCGGAGTTTAGCGCGGTATTCACGGATGTCCCGGGAAGAACAGATGTCATTGAGCACACGGTTAATCTAACTAGTGATAGGCCAGTAAATACTAAACAATATCCTATTCCTTATGCGTTGCAACAGAATATCGCAGATGAAGTAGATCGGATGCTCGAGTTAGACGTGATAGAGCCTTCAACCTCGCCTTACTCGAACCCGCTAATCGCTGTGAAGAAAAAGGACCGGAGTGATCGCGTTTGTTTAGACAGTCGCAAGATAAATAAGTTGACGGTATTTGATTCTGAGCCCATGCCAGATCAGGACTTGATAATGACTCGTATTAGCGGCAGTCGGTATTTCACAAAGATTGATCTTTCCCGCGGGTATTGGCAAATCCCCATAGATGAACAAAGTAAGCCAATCACAACATTCCAAACGAACAAAGGGTTGCTGCAATTTAAAGTTGTACCTTTTGGACTAATTAATGCAAGTGCTACGTTCAACCGTATGATGCGGAAATTGTTCAACGATACCGCTAACGTAGAGATGTTCGTCGATGATTTGTTAGTTCAcacgaaaggatggaaggaacacATTAAAACGTTGATAAAAGTTCCTAACATTCTGGCAAATGCATCGCTCACCGCTCGTCCGTCGAAAACGGAGATTGGGTATTTTACCATAGAGTACCTGGGAAGCGATGTGGGGGGCGGGATGACGCAAACAACCGCGGATAAGGTAAACAAGATAATGGATATGGCTGTTCCGAAAACTAAAAGGCAAATCAGATCTTTTCTTGGTCTAACAGGGTACTACCGACATTATATACCCGAATATGCCACAATTGCCGCGCCTCTTTATGAACTAATTAAAAAATCTCAGCCTAATAACGTAAGGTGGGAAATTAGTCACGAAGATGCGTTTAACAAGCTAAAAGAAGCGTTAAGCACTCGTCCTATTCTTAAACTCCCCGACATGTCTAAAGACTTCGTGTTGCAAGTTGACGCTTCAGAGGTAGGATTAGGTGCGGTGCTTTTGCAGTATAAGGATGGGCAGCGTTGGCCAGTACTCTACGCGAGTAAGAAATTAAAGGGAGCCGAGCGAAATTATTCGGTAATCGAGAAGGGAGTGTTTAGCGGTAGTGTGGGCC GGGGGTATTTGTCAGGGCAAAGGAATcatgagcctgttcaaaagattCCTCCCAGAGTGGGGTCTTTAGAACCctcaggcagggctcctgaggcctcAGCGGTGACAGCtgtcaccacatccacaggg gattccaagttcaagcccattttGGGagctttgataatggacctcatggagcaGTAG